Proteins from a genomic interval of Fusarium oxysporum Fo47 chromosome I, complete sequence:
- a CDS encoding bladder cancer-related protein BC10-domain-containing protein, with protein sequence MFCLRSWLPLLFIPTNASPAFIFLFFICTYFLNRPCVYCSILLLILFLTSCNWSDRCFFDLGSNWFLPRPTIPSEDVPFTSPSGDLAFNSTVLDMANTTVAAIIKSASDDLAVRRAEWSGLGIEWLRNLLGKREWRIDCMDIYIRL encoded by the exons ATGTTTTGTCTTCGCAG TTGGCTTCCACTCCTATTCATCCCGACCAACGCTTCGCCCGCTTTCATATTCCTCTTCTTTATCTGCACGTACTTCCTCAATCGACCATGCGTGTACTgctccatcctcctccttatTCTCTTCCTGACCTCGTGCAACTGGTCCGACCGATGTTTCTTCGACCTTGGCAGTAACTGGTTCCTCCCGCGTCCGACAATACCGTCTGAGGATGTCCCTTTTACCTCACCATCAGGGGACCTCGCGTTCAACTCGACTGTCCTCGATATGGCCAACACTACGGTCGCGGCCATTATAAAATCTGCTAGTGATGATCTAGCTGTCAGGAGGGCCGAGTGGTCGGGCTTAGGGATCGAGTGGCTTAGAAATTTACTGGGGAAGAGGGAGTGGAGGATCGATTGTATGGATATCTATATTAGGCTATGA
- a CDS encoding uncharacterized protein (expressed protein): MAQIQDMSYRWIYGGGSYSSTNRKLDSLLLKLPVDILLIIHSFLPTGSQLCLLTTCHGIKRLLEYTSVPFSQLPVAKKREYKMLVVRQFPNAWLTGRTLRFREFHAKDLCPQLKGPPYKDQPGWNKDTLRQFEEGALLIKHRHVQMSLKYDRLEKKPHQQKSFLKTLLEPYHTDFSPGLEMHPLDKFGAVGHFESHSKLISNRYLLFNQWTFTNPWKDRTIVLGELGRFGACEHQRCGGTLGLKTRIGLRFGEHK; this comes from the coding sequence ATGGCTCAAATTCAGGATATGTCATACCGTTGGATATACGGCGGCGGGTCTTACTCCTCAACAAATAGGAAGTTGGATTCCCTGTTGCTCAAACTCCCCGTCGATATCTTGCTCATCATCCACTCATTCCTCCCCACGGGCAGTCAGCTGTGTCTTCTAACCACCTGCCACGGTATTAAAAGATTATTAGAGTATACCAGCGTCCCATTCTCTCAGCTTCCAGTTGCGAAAAAGCGAGAGTACAAGATGCTTGTCGTCCGACAATTTCCTAATGCCTGGCTTACTGGCCGAACACTACGTTTCCGAGAGTTTCACGCGAAAGACCTCTGCCCGCAACTAAAAGGCCCTCCGTACAAAGACCAACCAGGATGGAATAAAGACACGCTCAGGCAATTCGAGGAAGGAGCCTTGTTGATAAAACATAGGCATGTTCAGATGAGCCTCAAATATGACCGCTTGGAAAAGAAACCCCATCAACAGAAGTCGTTCCTCAAGACCCTCCTGGAGCCATATCACACTGATTTCTCACCGGGTTTAGAAATGCACCCGTTGGACAAGTTTGGAGCAGTAGGCCACTTTGAGTCTCATTCGAAACTCATCTCTAATCgatatcttcttttcaaCCAATGGACCTTCACCAACCCCTGGAAAGACAGAACGATCGTACTTGGCGAACTCGGACGCTTTGGAGCTTGCGAACATCAGCGGTGTGGAGGGACCTTGGGACTGAAGACTCGCATTGGACTACGGTTTGGCGAACACAAGTAG
- a CDS encoding Alpha/Beta hydrolase protein, whose protein sequence is MLTRDWNNTCKLFQPAALLTYSIATIPCLLYRSYTVEYLHISPDRYVRALIFKAAGVGKGRALRPLHVNFHSGAFMGGLPEGHAYFDQLVSEQTGAVVVDVDYRVAPEHVFPAAIDDANATIKWLQENAEERWGADPTLMTTSGFSAGGNLAFAVTQQRSCQAPSPTAIKAIATFYAVIDFRLSPWEKPHADNMPKNDPAKIFLPLFDAYAAPARSKHFGDPRLSPVLSEKETLPERILLVVPGIDILVTEQTEFAERINKEDGEKEVQRVEIWYEKDLFHGYLEVPDIVVKRDVKHRAYDKAIQVLRETHEKYNWTWNV, encoded by the exons ATGTTGACTCGAGACTGGAACAACACGTGTAAGC TATTTCAACCAGCTGCTCTCCTAACATACTCCATTGCCACGATACCTTGTCTTTTGTATCGCTCTTACACTGTTGAATATCTCCATATTTCGCCGGATCGTTATGTTCGAGCATTGATCTTCaaggctgctggtgttgggAAGGGGAGAGCTCTCAGGCCACTTCATGTGAACTTTCACTCAGGTGCATTCATGGGTGGCTTGCCGGAGGGCCATGCATATTTCGATCAGCTGGTATCAGAACAGACAGGGGccgttgttgttgatgttgactATCGTGTGGCGCCAGAACATGTTTTCCCTGCGGCTATTGACGATGCTAATGCAACGATCAAGTGGTTACAAGAGAACGCCGAAGAACGCTGGGGCGCAGATCCAACTTTAATGACCACGAGTGGTTTTTCAGCAGGAGGAAACTTAGCTTTTGCAGTCACTCAGCAGAGAAGCTGTCAGGCACCATCCCCTACTGCTATAAAGGCCATCGCAACTTTCTACGCTGTTATTGACTTCCGTCTAAGTCCCTGGGAGAAACCGCATGCAGACAACATGCCCAAGAATGACCCTGCGAAAATATTTCTGCCCCTTTTCGACGCATACGCAGCACCTGCTAGATCAAAACACTTTGGAGACCCAAGACTTAGTCCTGTGCTTTCAGAAAAGGAAACGTTGCCAGAACGGATTCTCCTTGTCGTTCCTGGTATCGATATTCTCGTTACAGAACAGACAGAGTTCGCAGAGCGAATCAATAAAGAGGATGGCGAAAAAGAAGTTCAAAGAGTGGAAATTTGGTATGAGAAAGATCTATTCCATGGATACTTGGAAG TTCCTGATATCGTGGTTAAGCGGGATGTTAAGCATCGTGCTTACGACAAAGCTATTCAAGTCCTCCGGGAGACTCATGAGAAGTATAACTGGACTTGGAACGTCTAG
- a CDS encoding fungal-specific transcription factor domain-containing protein, producing the protein MLLYTRLAPPKVPKKRSRAGCSYCKEKLLQKKKCDEIRPACARCQERGQECNYEPVRPRQRRKREATVPCSPFDTNSSSSSDRATHVLDIHATSEWNDDAHDRSADEDSLDDTPVTTQAPILNTSLVNRTASISTNDPTDWAATDLPIISPLDSVDFQLPPFDDSKYVVQHIENGEEDIEEIVRRESITINIPTTTYASTYAAAYATPSPSLAMIAPIPTQSPRLEFCAPVFTEFSERTNRRALVDHFCNVLSHLIVFREESGNPFQQLVLPLCHESPAVTNAVYALASAHLEYRGVDNDEKSVYFHNRAIQGLARLIQKGSGANRNELLAAIMLLVYYEVLVQKGRSNIVDGHLKGAMTIMSNNGTATDPTGVFLERAFRFYDVIAALSFGTAPLSSAPGTNYLTPFPPLDSCGATSPLGSVDTLLGMATSLWPIIHRLSNLLALKDQLDVAVANEEVSKVAVLRTEFETSATAIEAALEDWHPAVPENSVLNQNPEELSPEQTAERSRLQSILSNALSYRHSAFVYLYRTIYSYPRRHPLVQRHAHISLTHCVGTVSNTGPMSALLWPLFVAACEAITLADRELARQAFIAINRRQGMTNIDRAWTIAQEVWRRADKADMLQQQEEAMMMGVRSGGDLWRRVSADMGVTIVFG; encoded by the exons ATGTTGCTGTACACCAGACTTGCACCACCCAAGGTCCCTAAGAAGCGTTCGCGCGCAG GATGCAGTTACTG TAAAGAAAAG CTGctacagaagaagaaatgtGACGAGATTCGACCTGCATGCGCCCGATGCCAAGAACGTGGCCAGGAGTGCAATTACGAACCTGTCCGACCTCGTCAGAGGCGCAAACGTGAAGCAACTGTTCCCTGCTCGCCATTTGACACAAACTCTTCCTCGAGCTCGGACCGGGCAACTCATGTTTTGGATATCCATGCCACCTCCGAATGGAACGACGATGCGCATGATAGATCAGCTGACGAAGACTCACTCGACGACACTCCTGTTACGACTCAAGCACCAATACTCAACACTTCTCTCGTCAATCGTACTGCCAGCATATCCACAAATGACCCTACTGACTGGGCGGCCACGGACCTTCCAATAATTTCACCTCTCGACTCGGTCGATTTTCAATTGCCCCCATTCGATGATTCCAAGTATGTCGTTCAACACATCGAGAACGGAGAGGAGGATATCGAAGAGATAGTTCGCCGGGagtccatcaccatcaatatTCCAACAACAACGTATGCCAGCACATACGCAGCCGCATACGCCACCCCTAGCCCTTCACTGGCTATGATCGCGCCTATTCCTACACAATCTCCTCGACTTGAGTTCTGCGCTCCGGTATTCACAGAGTTCTCCGAACGTACCAACCGACGTGCACTTGTCGACCATTTCTGCAATGTTTTGTCgcatctcatcgtcttccGTGAAGAGAGTGGCAATCCTTTCCAGCAGCTTGTTCTTCCCCTGTGCCATGAGAGCCCTGCTGTCACCAACGCGGTTTATGCTTTAGCGAGTGCTCATCTCGAATACCGTGGGGTTGACAATGACGAGAAGAGTGTCTATTTCCACAACAGAGCTATTCAGGGTCTGGCGCGGTTGATTCAGAAGGGCTCAGGCGCAAACCGAAACGAGTTGCTGGCTGCTATCATGCTATTAGTGTATTATGAAGTG CTGGTACAAAAGGGTCGATCCAATATCGTGGATGGCCATCTCAAAGGCGCCATGACCATCATGAGCAATAATGGAACTGCCACTGATCCAACTGGCGTTTTCCTGGAGCGG GCATTCCGTTTCTATGATGTTATTGCGGCACTGTCATTTGGTACTGCTCCTCTCTCTAGTGCTCCAGGCACGAATTATCTTACACCTTTCCCTCCTCTCGATTCTTGTGGCGCCACCTCTCCCTTGGGCAGTGTCGACACTCTGCTGGGCATGGCCACTTCCTTGTGGCCAATCATCCATCGACTTTCCAACCTCTTGGCACTCAAGGATCAGcttgatgttgctgttgcaAACGAAGAGGTTTCCAAGGTTGCTGTTCTCCGAACGGAATTCGAAACCTCGGCAACGGCTATCGAGGCGGCGTTGGAGGACTGGCATCCTGCCGTCCCCGAAAACTCTGTTCTGAATCAAAATCCCGAGGAATTGAGCCCTGAGCAAACTGCAGAAAGGAGCCGACTCCAGAGTATTCTTAGCAACGCTTTGTCTTATCGTCACTCTGCTTTCGTCTACCTTTACCGGACCATTTACAGCTACCCAAGGAGACACCCACTCGTACAGCGCCATGCCCATATCAGTCTGACCCATTGTGTCGGAACAGTCAGTAATACTGGTCCTATGAGTGCTCTTCTCTGGCCACTGTTTGTTGCTGCTTGCGAGGCCATTACACTCGCTGATCGCGAACTTGCCCGCCAGGCATTCATTGCTATCAACCGCCGGCAAGGCATGACAAATATTGACCGTGCATGGACTATTGCACAAGAAGTCTGGCGACGTGCGGACAAGGCCGATATGCtgcagcagcaagaagaggcgatgatgatgggcgTCAGGAGTGGTGGTGATCTCTGGAGAAGAGTGAGTGCAGATATGGGCGTAACCATCGTTTTTGGAtaa
- a CDS encoding fungal-specific transcription factor domain-containing protein produces MSTQTNTSDSVPPPPRPIRFVHNQGQPPSKRRRINAATSRMTLWLPQYIVFWSLLPVTQSPTLPRPNCQVLTPLRLRCLTCRKRKTRCAGERPVCSTCTKNGHQCLGYPEEIKREDCEKPSPLDKQAHERDEHEPRHYHDENIKIEKASVSAQHAPETPNSHAAAGTTMSLANMIDPKVEDRETPNATAQNGHHPSTLPTSPTAVRRSESHRVPYFRYFGPTAIVPGFKQMVVSVRDRRRSTAGSLAGTSPISTHSGPQGSSSAVGSDVVSEELPTYDPNDPAPVHPLIISLINTFFVQMGSSYPFLRQSKFLRMVKEKRVEPILVDSICALAARFSDSPILTNGNDKMPRMERGAVFAQRARQATVDTFPCPTVGAVQACLLMAYEGFGASQDSALWMYLGLAIRMAVDLGLQKEVGVQYHGEKDALYSQNWGRHPIDEGSSEAKGGESSQLSAQEQKELVQERMDTFWAVFILDRVISSGTGRPVTFRDDDLELSFPEPFIDPATGWPAPYPIFLQIIHLYGRVCDVLNKIRNAQDLTKDTWDKLGEMEHELTRLYKSWDWRLQFNVNNFKAYLGAGQGTTFILLHFWFHALFIILHQPTLLTPFAELRSELQLLPDSRELSMSSAKTICDILSFADLIDSKSFIGNPFVSQPIYIAACAFVMESSANASSSPSRANSPPGAQHPDASGSNKPREAKSSRHSLLASAANQNYQKCFNSLQQVQMYWGGATYIITALDQRAKGIWDCETYTAEEYESTKAGRKSSSGALNNPFPKFENKASPRMSGPPIAWTLAGTANSPNSSLTLMYQNRDSTPGTGAQTSQPTRAPSTPPGNMIFDPIRQSLPDSAGMLAPTYPQPNVSAVRQSSRPIVPRRTSNLSATSTQTRPTVQFDGLPEDCEANDIYTTGSRFTPTNPPSTAFDTYSVSPPTAMADNGVNPTTTLSGANAMYFGQTSFPYAMPWGNMGSMDGITFDSQDIDIAALGLQQSDMMGPWLDYIPSDVLSLFEHQHPHMGQGGH; encoded by the exons ATGAGCACCCAGACAAATACATCGGATTCGGTTCCGCCGCCACCGCGTCCGATTCGTTTTGTACATAATCAAGGACAACCGCCTTCTAAGCGGCGCAGAATCAACGCTGC AACTAGTCGCATGACTCTCTGGCTTCCACAATATATCGTCTTCTGGTCTCTACTTCCTGTTACCCAATCCCCGACTCTTCCTCGACCCAATTGCCAGGTGCTAACCCCTTTGCGGCTCAGGTGTTTGACCTGTCGAAAACGAAAGACGAGATGCGCTGGCGAACGACCTGTTTGCTCTACCTGTACCAAGAACGGCCATCAATGTCTAGGATACCCTGAGGAAATCAAGAGGGAGGATTGTGAGAAACCATCGCCGTTGGATAAGCAGGCCCACGAACGAGACGAGCACGAGCCCCGCCACTACCATGATGAGAAtatcaagatcgagaaggcGTCTGTGTCAGCACAGCACGCGCCTGAAACCCCAAATTCACATGCAGCTGCAGGGACGACAATGTCGCTCGCGAACATGATCGATCCAAAGGTTGAAGACCGCGAAACCCCGAATGCGACTGCGCAAAATGGCCACCACCCTTCCACTCTACCAACCTCTCCTACTGCTGTGCGACGCTCCGAAAGTCACCGCGTACCCTATTTCCGATATTTCGGCCCAACTGCTATCGTACCTGGTTTTAAACAAATGGTTGTTTCTGTGCGCGATCGCCGGCGCTCGACTGCTGGTTCACTGGCTGGGACATCGCCGATATCAACGCATAGCGGACCGCAAGGAAGCAGTTCAGCTGTTGGGAGCGATGTGGTCAGCGAGGAACTACCTACCTATGATCCCAACGATCCTGCTCCAGTTCACCCATTGATAATTAGTCTCATCAACACCTTCTTCGTGCAAATGGGCTCCAGTTACCCATTCCTTCGACAATCAAAGTTCTTACGGAtggtgaaagaaaagagggtTGAACCGATTCTGGTTGACTCAATATGCGCCTTGGCCGCCAGATTCTCCGACTCACCAATTCTTACAAACGGAAACGACAAAATGCCAAGGATGGAAAGGGGTGCAGTCTTTGCGCAAAGAGCCAGGCAGGCCACTGTTGATACGTTCCCATGTCCGACTGTTGGTGCTGTGCAAGCTTGTCTTCTCATGGCTTATGAGGGTTTCGGAGCGAGCCAGGACAGTGCTCTGTGGATGTATCTTGGGCTTGCTATCCGTATGGCCGTCGACCTGGGGTTGCAAAAAGAGGTGGGAGTTCAGTATCACGGTGAGAAGGATGCTTTGTATTCTCAGAACTGGGGCCGCCATCCGATTGACGAAGGAAGCTCCGAGGCGAAAGGAGGTGAATCGAGTCAGCTGAGTGCTCAAGAGCAAAAAGAGCTCGTACAAGAAAGGATGGATACGTTTTGGGCAGTTTTTATCCTTGACCGTGTCATCTCATCAGGGACGGGACGACCTGTCACATTTCGAGATGATGACTTGGAGCTTTCATTCCCAGAGCCTTTCATCGACCCAGCGACTGGTTGGCCAGCTCCCTATCCGATCTTTCTCCAAATAATCCACCTCTACGGGCGTGTATGCGACGTCCTCAACAAGATTCGCAATGCGCAGGATCTCACCAAGGACACATGGGACAAGCTTGGTGAGATGGAGCATGAGCTGACCAGGCTCTACAAGAGTTGGGACTGGCGGCTACAGTTCAATGTAAACAACTTCAAAGCGTATTTGGGAGCAGGCCAGGGCACCACATTCATCCTGCTGCACTTCTGGTTTCAtgctctcttcatcatccttcaCCAGCCGACTCTCCTTACACCCTTTGCTGAACTCCGCAGTGAGTTGCAACTCCTACCAGACAGTCGCGAGCTCAGCATGAGCAGCGCAAAAACGATTTGCGACATTTTGTCTTTTGCAGACTTGATAGActccaagagcttcattGGAAATCCTTTTGTCAGTCAGCCAATCTACATTGCAGCTTGCGCCTTCGTGATGGAGTCAAGCGCAAACGCATCGAGCTCGCCTTCACGGGCCAACTCACCCCCAGGTGCACAGCATCCGGACGCTTCAGGAAGCAATAAACCTCGAGAGGccaaatcatcaagacaCTCCCTATTGGCTTCGGCAGCAAACCAGAACTACCAAAAGTGCTTTAATTCTCTGCAACAAGTGCAAATGTACTGGGGTGGAGCTACCTACATCATCACTGCATTGGACCAGAGGGCCAAGGGAATATGGGATTGCGAAACGTACACAGCAGAAGAGTATGAGAGCACTAAAGCTGGACGCAAGAGTAGCAGTGGTGCATTGAACAATCCGTTCCCCAAATTTGAGAACAAGGCATCACCAAGGATGTCAGGTCCGCCTATAGCATGGACTCTGGCAGGAACTGCCAACTCTCCAAACTCGAGCCTGACACTCATGTATCAGAACCGAGACTCGACGCCAGGAACTGGAGCTCAAACTTCACAGCCGACACGAGCTCCTAGTACACCACCTGGCAATATGATATTTGACCCTATTCGACAGAGTTTACCAGACTCAGCGGGCATGCTTGCGCCAACTTATCCCCAGCCCAATGTTTCAGCTGTGCGGCAATCGTCCCGCCCAATTGTGCCTCGTCGAACTTCGAACCTTTCAGCGACGAGTACGCAAACTCGTCCTACTGTTCAGTTCGACGGGTTGCCTGAGGACTGTGAGGCCAATGACATTTACACCACTGGGTCGAGGTTTACACCGACAAATCCACCTTCTACTGCTTTTGATACATACAGTGTCTCGCCACCAACAGCGATGGCTGACAATGGTGTGAACCCCACCACGACTCTTTCAGGGGCAAACGCCATGTATTTTGGCCAAACGAGTTTCCCATATGCGATGCCCTGGGGAAATATGGGTAGCATGGACGGCATCACCTTCGACAGCCAGGATATAGACATTGCTGCTTTGGGGCTGCAGCAATCAGACATGATGGGGCCTTGGTTAGACTATATACCTTCAGATGTGTTGAGCCTATTTGAGCACCAGCATCCGCACATGGGTCAGGGCGGTCATTAA
- a CDS encoding ClpP/crotonase-like domain-containing protein: MSTLFTLPIAKCGAHPGGTLTCTEPSPRVYLLTLLSPPDNRLTTPVLKAFLNALDIIEFGYPHGVVATTSGIPKFYSNGLDLEHAVATDGFWPLLYDVWARFLTYPMPTVALMNGHAFAGGLMLATAQDYRLAPTPRGFLCLNELVFGAPLKPAMSALFRIKYSHSTYRSLVLEAKRFTGEDALAAGIADGLAPKGLEDLLNFIKEKELIDKSKSGVYGVLKMEMYAGLVEFMRGPAMEAHEQRFEEAQSREGERKEFGKVWYEQWLKDTKAKL, from the exons ATGTCTACTCTCTTCACACTCCCCATCGCAAAATGCGGCGCCCATCCCGGCGGAACTCTCACATGCACAGAACCCTCACCGAGAGTCTACCTTCTCACCCTCCTCTCACCACCCGACAACCGTCTTACAACACCCGTTCTCAAAGCTTTTCTCAACgcccttgatatcatcgagTTTGGTTATCCTCACGGTGTTGTAGCGACTACTTCTGGAATTCCAAAGTTTTATAGTAATGGTCTTGATCTGGAACATGCTGTTGCGACAGACGGTTTCTGGCCTTTGCTCTATGATGTTTGGGCTCGTTTCTTGAC ATACCCTATGCCTACAGTGGCCCTCATGAACGGTCATGCCTTTGCAGGCGGTCTCATGCTCGCCACAGCGCAAGACTACCGTCTCGCGCCCACCCCACGAGGCTTCCTCTGTCTCAACGAGCTTGTCTTCGGCGCACCCCTCAAGCCCGCCATGTCAGCTCTCTTCCGTATCAAGTACTCCCACTCCACCTATCGAAGTCTCGTCCTCGAAGCCAAGCGCTTCACAGGCGAGGACGCCTTGGCAGCTGGTATCGCCGACGGTCTTGCGCCCAAGGGCCTCGAAGACCTACTCAACTttatcaaggagaaggaacTCATTGACAAGAGCAAGTCTGGTGTTTACGGCGTGTTGAAAATGGAGATGTATGCGGGCTTGGTGGAGTTTATGAGAGGGCCTGCTATGGAGGCGCATGAGCAGAGATTTGAGGAGGCGCAGAGTAGGGAGGGTGAGAGGAAGGAGTTTGGAAAGGTTTGGTATGAGCAGTGGTTGAAGGAtaccaaggccaagttgTAG
- a CDS encoding uncharacterized protein (expressed protein) gives MPDGRDLEVKLEQEETVPSWDDEDQRVDADFRSVAGKMQLPKLVRYAVEAGEERKVGWNGRTSTACLPGRESIAGCYPKVPTKFRPAMASLYDDEPFKNAIVA, from the coding sequence ATGCCTGACGGTCGAGATTTGGAGGTTAAgcttgaacaagaagaaacagTTCCATCTTGGGATGACGAGGATCAGAGAGTGGATGCAGACTTCCGTAGTGTGGCGGGGAAGATGCAGCTACCCAAGTTGGTCAGGTACGCAGTCGAAGcaggagaggagaggaaggtAGGATGGAACGGGCGGACATCAACTGCCTGCCTGCCGGGACGGGAGTCAATTGCTGGATGCTACCCTAAAGTGCCCACCAAATTTAGGCCTGCGATGGCATCGCTTTATGATGATGAACCATTCAAGAACGCTATAGTAGCATAG